The following proteins are co-located in the Agelaius phoeniceus isolate bAgePho1 chromosome 36, bAgePho1.hap1, whole genome shotgun sequence genome:
- the TEX55 gene encoding testis-specific expressed protein 55, translated as GQTDRRTHGQTDRRTHGQTDRRTHMDTRGHGQTDRQTHGQADRRMDTRTDGHQTHTQQAHGHTDRRTHTHTQTHRQTD; from the exons ggacagacggacagacggacacacggacagacggacagacggacacatggacagacggacagacggacacacatggacacacgtggacatggacagacagacagacagacacatggACAGGCAGACAGAcggatggacacacggacagacggacac cagacacacacacaacaggcacacggacacacggacagacggacacacacacacacacagacacacagacagacagac